Proteins encoded together in one Anopheles darlingi chromosome 3, idAnoDarlMG_H_01, whole genome shotgun sequence window:
- the LOC125957215 gene encoding D-glucuronyl C5-epimerase B: MTAFKNGPGASADQKTRFFLVIMRLNLKFLLISLCVTVALITFALWANCGVGRGLVPKWPIQHNGEGGGNPFDQTEEIDCIINQEYAVGCRKEGEEVYLPFSFLQKYFDVYGSLNVVDGSRRFDWTHSYGKVNYPKGAYDPRGIFMYFENYNVEMRDRVKCISALEGVPISTQWESQGYCYATQIAQFGLSHYSKNLTEPEPRRKVVEDADRELAPWIVPKNSTMNRTIDQRIPRGTNMVLSFSTGKSFDTAVVLPMDHVLDLVLSVDVLLKPNSTLCVTLQNRETQRLYHVYYILADLLIGVQDENIYYGIGLNSTGVWKRLTRDLFVDLQKGLPQYVNTDKRRKMRRTELKVVEVSLLGNGSIDNLTLSTSEHIAHFYDAAEWLIRHQDPSSGGWPIPVRRKLGSGFAELARGWYSAMAQGHAISLLARAYYHSRGDQRYLRAALDGLKLFRIPSYQGGVLATFLGKYAWYEEYPTTPHSFVLNGFIYSLLGLYDLNSTAPANQSNEAAMLFEQGMMSLKKMLLLYDTGSGTSYDLRHFTLGIAPNLARWDYHATHVNQLLLLATIDPDPLIVQTAERWKNYMVGKRAQHN, from the exons ATGACGGCGTTCAAAAACGGCCCTGGCGCATCCGCAGATCAGAAG ACCAGATTTTTTCTCGTTATCATGAGGCTCAACTTGAAGTTCCTGTTGATAAGTTTGTGCGTGACGGTGGCGTTGATAACCTTCGCGCTCTGGGCGAACTGTGGCGTTGGCCGTGGGTTGGTACCGAAGTGGCCAATTCAGCACAatggggaaggaggag GCAATCCATTCGATCAGACGGAGGAAATCGATTGCATTATCAACCAGGAGTATGCAGTCGGTTGCCGGAAGGAGGGTGAGGAGGTGTATCTACCGTTCTCCTTTCTGCAAAAGTACTTCGACGTGTACGGTTCGCTGAATGTAGTCGACGGTAGCCGGCGGTTTGACTGGACGCACAGCTACGGGAAGGTAAACTACCCGAAGGGTGCGTACGATCCGCGTGGTATCTTCATGTACTTCGAGAACTACAACGTGGAGATGCGTGATCGCGTCAAGTGCATCAGTGCGCTCGAGGGAGTGCCGATTTCGACGCAATGGGAAAGCCAAGGGTACTGCTATGCGACACAGATCGCACAGTTCGGTCTATCGCATTACAGCAAAAACCTTACCGAACCCGAACCCCGTcggaaggtggtggaggatgcGGATCGCGAGCTGGCCCCTTGGATTGTGCCGAAGAATAGCACCAtgaatcgaacgatcgatcagaGGATACCACGAGGAACGAATATGGTGTTGAGCTTCTCTACTGGCAAGTCCTTCGATACGGCGGTCGTACTACCAATGGATCACGTGCTCGATCTGGTGCTGAGTGTGGACGTGCTGCTGAAACCCAACTCAACGCTGTGTGTAACGTTGCAGAACCGAGAAACGCAACGGTTGTACCACGTGTACTATATACTGGCCGATCTGTTGATCGGTGTGCAGGATGAGAACATCTACTACGGCATCGGTTTGAACAGTACCGGTGTGTGGAAGCGATTGACGCGCGATTTGTTTGTAGATCTGCAGAAAGGACTACCGCAGTACGTCAACACGGACAAGCGACGAAAGATGCGCCGAACGGAGTTAAAGGTGGTCGAGGTGTCACTGCTCGGTAATGGTAGCATCGACAATCTGACACTTTCGACGAGCGAGCACATTGCGCACTTCTACGATGCGGCCGAATGGTTGATACGGCATCAAGATCCGAGCAGCGGTGGATGGCCGATACCGGTACGGCGAAAGTTGGGTTCCGGTTTCGCCGAACTAGCCCGTGGATGGTACTCGGCCATGGCACAGGGACACGCCATTTCATTGCTGGCTCGAGCATACTACCATTCACGGGGCGATCAACGGTATCTAAGGGCGGCGCTCGATGGTCTCAAGCTATTCCGGATACCATCGTACCAGGGTGGCGTATTGGCAACGTTTCTGGGCAAGTACGCCTGGTACGAGGAATACCCAACCACGCCGCATTCGTTTGTACTGAACGGATTCATCTACTCGCTGCTCGGTCTGTACGATCTAAACTCGACCGCACCGGCCAATCAGTCCAACGAAGCCGCGATGCTGTTTGAGCAAGGGATGATGAGCTTAAAGAAGATGTTGCTACTGTACGACACGGGATCTGGGACGAGCTACGACCTGCGCCATTTTACTCTTG GCATTGCACCAAATCTAGCCCGTTGGGATTACCATGCAACGCACGTGAATCAGCTGCTCCTTTTAGCGACCATCGATCCCGATCCACTGATAGTGCAGACGGCCGAACGGTGGAAGAACTACATGGTAGGCAAGCGGGCACAGCACAACTAA
- the LOC125957199 gene encoding probable ATP-dependent RNA helicase DDX20, with protein MASPQQDLNNEEKPRTEDVILEQAVRFTEMHMSEPVRNALSKNGFTLASPIQARAVPLACCFFDLLVQAKAGTGKTLVFAIAIAEAHKPNVGFPQSLTIVPTREVAVQVEGVLNMIGAEVPKFQARSFIGGMEISVDRKNLQNCSAIVGTPGRLLHLIKSNVLNTSYIRTLVLDEADTLIDKSMREDIKKIIRALPEKRQTIICSATFYNNRDRELLKFMNEKYIAVTPKREVPMLYGIKQFVRELPEESDSVKDLMAKVVAMSELFTRIPFLQCVVFANTTAKAEAYCMYLRKAGWQPELINSGMEQRLRLKAMEDFRTIRSRMLVATNLIARGIDVDNLNLVVNADVPKDHATYLHRIGRAGRFGTHGIAVTLVSGVSDMERFRRILHDIGGNEMFVHRLPEAPGGGLSELKDIWNFAEYGNKYEKMYASQMEQEIRDRDIDQLFLKAMKMNGTSSTGQESIEKTTNGDGAPKLPGGGRNNNEEQHHTKQQQPPPPPPLDDSLEKSTSDEETVVELERATNGQETGPGTKPVNGFSNGENNGVEENGNVSPDGSNSIQSGDKRVAGPRKQDSLNGNSKKLAEPDRPVPSPVNNAVDDDDDRSSSSSSSSSSSSGHSPKPGPSRNGIKALSPPLQATGAELANGFTVATTNSLIEPIVLGVQQLTMNEIMIAGDESDGGSSSSSLSTNVTEKVEVGSDFNAPLARLSQIPDPRADRQIRSVDCSDLEHSSDSESNVNECPPFETNNDALFAKIMEQKELNVEQQEHQVQLHSIDGCSLEVHDDTISDRGLSRKGSVPDVVPSGISLDSSRLHNRTTAEVVDHGGDVRGIVDRRAVEELDGEEIELNSNTCGSNRGSLFEDEEDDDEVDDVEDVIQAKIPKRIRFQQQQHDSLELNSNTVGSNVGSTPEPPEMIDQPMLLPLSTIPIEADPIDEPHDDMDDASSYSSEYDSDGSNSSFFDDVDRISVTSAKSTPKEAANELMAAAGPSGVAHGGAVASGSLEQIVTSNPVSVAPSPLFVGGIAGVSGVGVIPTAGPTVIPLPSNPPVIPVSNAPLEEETVPQRAGGSAAPFLPTAHFMRQPNRTPTQSPDVQATALYHRTYALWSNQYWNQLTQINDYVRFSSYARRNTYRSP; from the exons ATGGCGTCCCCACAGCAGGATCTGAATAACGAAGAGAAACCGCGAACGGAGGATGTGATTTTGGAACAGGCAGTTCGCTTCACCGAAATGCACATGTCCGAACCCGTGCGTAACGCTCTCAGCAAAAATGGATTCACGTTGGCATCTCCGATACAGGCCCGGGCCGTTCCGCTGGCCTGTTGTTTCTTTG ATTTGCTCGTCCAGGCAAAGGCAGGAACAGGGAAAACGCTGgtgttcgccatcgccatcgctgaAGCGCACAAACCGAACGTCGGATTTCCACAATCGCTCACCATCGTTCCGACGCGTGAGGTGGCCGTGCAGGTGGAGGGAGTGCTGAACATGATCGGTGCGGAGGTTCCGAAATTCCAGGCCCGTAGCTTTATCGGCGGCATGGAGATTAGTGTGGACCGGAAGAATCTGCAGAACTGTTCGGCAATCGTCGGTACACCCGGCCGGTTGTTGCATCTGATTAAAAGCAATGTCCTCAACACTTCGTACATCCGGACGCTCGTGCTGGACGAGGCGGATACACTGATCGATAAGAGCATGCGCGAGGATATCAAGAAAATTATTCGCGCTCTCCCCGAGAAACGCCAGACGATCATTTGTAGCGCCACGTTTTACAACAATCGCGATCGGGAGCTGTTGAAGTTCATGAACGAGAAGTACATCGCCGTTACACCGAAGCGAGAGGTGCCGATGCTGTACGGCATCAAGCAGTTCGTTCGGGAGCTACCGGAGGAGAGTGACAGTGTGAAGGATCTGATGGCGAAAGTGGTCGCGATGTCGGAACTGTTCACCAGGATTCCCTTCCTGCAGTGCGTGGTGTTTGCGAACACGACGGCCAAGGCGGAAGCGTACTGTATGTACCTGCGCAAGGCAGGCTGGCAACCGGAGCTGATCAACAGTGGGATGGAGCAGCGCTTACGGTTGAAGGCGATGGAAGATTTCCGTACGATCCGATCGCGTATGCTGGTAGCCACGAATCTGATCGCACGAGGAATCGATGTGGACAATCTCAATCTCGTGGTGAATGCCGACGTGCCAAAGGATCACGCTACGTATCTGCATCGGATCGGTCGGGCAGGACGCTTCGGTACGCACGGAATCGCGGTTACGCTCGTGTCGGGCGTTAGCGATATGGAACGCTTTCGGCGTATTCTGCACGATATAGGCGGTAATGAAATGTTCGTGCACCGGTTACCGGAGGCGCCCGGTGGAGGGTTATCGGAGCTGAAGGATATTTGGAATTTCGCCGAGTATGGCAACAAGTACGAGAAAATGTATGCCTCCCAGATGGAGCAGGAAATTCGTGATCGTGACATCGATCAGCTGTTCCTGaaagcgatgaaaatgaatggcACATCATCGACCGGGCAGGAGAGCATTGAGAAAACAACGAACGGAGACGGAGCCCCAAAgctgcccggtggtggtcgtaatAATAACGAGGAACAGCACCacaccaaacagcagcagccgccgccgccgccgccgctagaTGATAGTCTGGAGAAATCCACCTCGGACGAGGAAACGGTCGTCGAGCTGGAACGCGCAACAAACGGCCAGGAGACGGGCCCCGGAACGAAACCAGTGAATGGATTCAGCAATGGCGAGAACAACGGGGTAGAAGAGAATGGGAATGTATCGCCCGATGGTTCGAACAGTATTCAAAGCGGCGACAAACGGGTAGCCGGACCTCGAAAGCAGGATTCACTGAATGGCAATAGCAAGAAGCTGGCCGAACCCGATCGCCCAGTGCCCAGCCCAGTGAACAATGCtgtggacgacgatgatgaccgatcatcgtcatcatcatcatcatcttcctcttcttctggcCATTCGCCAAAACCGGGTCCTTCGAGAAATGGTATTAAGGCACTATCGCCACCGCTGCAGGCCACGGGTGCAGAACTAGCGAACGGATttaccgttgcaacaacgaacTCTTTAATAGAACCGATCGTTCTCGGTGTGCAGCAGCTAACGATGAACGAGATCATGATCGCTGGCGATGAGTCCGATGGGGGTAGCAGTAGCTCCTCGCTCAGCACAAACGTCACGGAGAAGGTGGAGGTTGGATCGGACTTCAATGCACCCCTAGCTCGGCTTAGTCAAATACCGGACCCACGGGCGGATCGTCAAATACGTTCGGTTGATTGTTCCGATCTCGAGCACAGCTCGGACAGTGAATCGAACGTAAACGAGTGTCCCCCATTCGAGACGAACAATGATGCACTGTTTGCAAAGATCATGGAACAGAAGGAACTGAACGTggaacagcaggagcaccagGTGCAGCTGCATTCGATCGACGGTTGCAGTCTCGAGGTACATGACGATACAATTAGCGATCGGGGGCTGTCGCGGAAAGGCTCGGTACCGGATGTCGTTCCGTCGGGCATATCGTTGGATTCATCGCGACTTCACAACCGCACAACGGCCGAAGTGGTGGATCATGGTGGTGATGTACGTGGTATCGTTGATAGGCGCGCAGTGGAAGAGCTCGATGGGGAGGAGATCGAACTGAACTCGAACACGTGCGGTTCGAACCGTGGTTCCCTGTTcgaggacgaagaggacgatgacgaggtCGATGACGTGGAGGATGTGATACAGGCGAAGATCCCGAAAAGGATtcgcttccagcagcaacagcacgattCCCTCGAGCTCAACTCCAATACGGTCGGTTCGAATGTTGGCTCCACGCCCGAACCACCGGAAATGATCGATCAACCGATGCTGCTACCACTATCCACCATCCCGATCGAGGCCGATCCCATCGATGAACCGCACGATGACATGGACGATGCGAGCTCTTACTCCTCCGAGTACGATAGTGACGGCTCGAATTCATCCTTCTTCGACGATGTCGATCGCATCTCGGTTACGTCCGCCAAATCAACGCCCAAAGAGGCGGCCAATGAGCTGATGGCAGCAGCTGGCCCTTCCGGAGTGGCTCATGGTGGTGCCGTTGCATCCGGAAGCCTCGAGCAAATTGTGACCTCCAATCCGGTCTCGGTGGCGCCTTCGCCGCTGTTCGTCGGTGGCATAGCCGGAGTGTCGGGGGTAGGGGTGATCCCAACGGCTGGCCCAACAGTCATACCCTTGCCCTCCAACCCACCAGTGATTCCCGTAAGCAATGCACCGCTGGAGGAGGAAACGGTACCCCAAAGAGCCGGTGGTAGCGCCGCTCCGTTCCTTCCTACGGCGCACTTTATGCGGCAACCAAATCGAACACCAACGCAGAGCCCGGATGTACAGGCGACAGCCCTCTATCATCGTACGTACGCCCTCTGGAGCAACCAGTACTGGAACCAGCTAACGCAGATCAACGATTACGTTCGGTTTTCGAGCTACGCGCGGCGCAATACTTATCGAAGCCCTTAG
- the LOC125957229 gene encoding post-GPI attachment to proteins factor 3: MTRYRVVALVIVLLLISFFRLIFASGGDRSQYYQNCLKFCTLDNCTETGISYTRELQWKHNPINKLLLWTCFDECGYECMWKTTNAFHNRNWTTPQFYGKWPFIRFLGMQEPASVLFSIANLATHYKMMQRFKREVRPDSPMFRTWRVFSYICLNAWVWSAIFHTRDFPVTELLDYTFAYSMVLASLHCMVIRMIHRWSLLVRGTFSTLCLFFFINHFSYLSIGRFDYSYNMKANIVTGMSGAIGWMLWCLMQRRKRRYVWKCFLFVVLATLALLLEVNDFPPILWTFDAHSIWHLVTAPLTVLFYSFIIEDCKSLRKEMALGEDEENRKLL, translated from the exons ATGACGCGGTACCGGGTGGTTGCGCTGGTGatcgtcctgctgctgatttcTTTCTTCCGGCTTATTTTCGCTTCCGGCGGGGACCGAAGTCAGTACTATCagaattgtttaaaattttgcACGCTCGACAACTGCACAGAGA CCGGTATCTCGTACACGCGGGAGCTGCAGTGGAAGCATAATCCGATCAATAAACTGCTGCTATGGACGTGCTTCGACGAATGCGGTTACGAATGCATGTGGAAGACGACCAACGCTTTCCACAACCGCAACTGGACCACGCCGCAGTTTTATGGGAAA TGGCCGTTCATCCGGTTTCTTGGCATGCAGGAACCGGCCTCGGTGCTGTTTTCCATAGCCAATCTTGCGACGCACTACAAAATGATGCAACGGTTTAAGCGCGAGGTCCGTCCCGATAGCCCGATGTTCAGGACGTGGCGAGTGTTTTCTTACATCTGCCTGAACGCGTGGGTTTGGTCTGCGATCTTTCATACCCGCGATTTCCCCGTTACCGAGCTGCTGGATTACACGTTCGCTTATTCGATGGTGCTGGCCTCGCTGCACTGTATGGTGATTCGCATGATACATAGGTGGTCGCTGCTCGTCCGCGGCACCTTCAGCACGCTCTgcttattcttcttcattaaCCATTTTTCGTATCTCAGCATCGGGCGGTTCGACTATTCGTATAACATGAAGGCAAACATCGTTACCG GAATGAGCGGTGCCATCGGATGGATGCTGTGGTGTTTGATGCAACGTAGAAAGCGTCGTTACGTTTGGAAGTGTTTCCTGTTCGTCGTGCTGGCCACATTGGCGTTGCTGTTGGAGGTAAACGATTTCCCACCGATACTGTGGACCTTCGATGCTCACTCAATTTGGCATCTGGTAACGGCACCACTCACAGTACTGTTCTATAG TTTTATCATTGAAGACTGTAAATCACTACGAAAGGAAATGGCGCTtggcgaggacgaggaaaacCGAAAGCTACTCTAA
- the LOC125957236 gene encoding ras-related protein Rab-2A, with protein MSYAYLFKYIIIGDTGVGKSCLLLQFTDKRFQPVHDLTIGVEFGARMITIDGKQIKLQIWDTAGQEAFRSITRSYYRGAAGALLVYDITRRETFNHLTTWLEDARQHSNSNMVIMLIGNKSDLDSRREVKKEEGEAFAREHGLVFMETSARTAANVEEAFINTAKEIYEKIQEGVFDINNEANGIKIGQQHSPTSPSLGSGNSPGGPASSGCC; from the exons ATGTCGTACGCGTATTTGTTCAAGTACATCATTATCGGAGACACAG GTGTTGGCAAGTCCTGCCTATTGCTCCAGTTCACGGACAAACGCTTCCAGCCGGTGCATGATTTGACGATTGGCGTAGAGTTTGGGGCCCGCATGATCACCATCGATGGCAAGCAGATTAAGCTACAAATCTGGGATACGGCTGGCCAGGAAGCATTCCGTTCGATCACTCGCTCCTACTATCGTGGTGCGGCCGGTGCGCTGCTCGTCTACGATATCACGCGCCGCGAAACGTTCAACCACCTTACCACGTGGCTCGAGGATGCCCGGCagcactcgaactcgaacatgGTCATCATGCTGATTGGTAACAAAAG CGATCTCGATTCGAGGCGTGAGGTTaagaaagaggaaggagaagcgtTCGCTCGGGAGCATGGGCTGGTGTTTATGGAAACGTCCGCTCGTACGGCCGCCAACGTCGAAGAGGCGTTCATTAACACGGCCAAGGAGATTTACGAGAAAATTCAAGAGGGTGTCTTCGACATCAACAACGAG GCGAACGGTATCAAGATCGGACAACAGCACTCACCGACCAGCCCGTCCCTTGGCAGTGGCAACAGCCCGGGCGGACCAGCCAGCAGTGGATGTTGCTAA
- the LOC125957205 gene encoding uncharacterized protein LOC125957205 yields MVLEIRVTDPSEKVLLEQDLEAMADRQNNNTPERPARNGVSPDRPSYGRIGREELEAIKTNLLSTNEVTFGSIAFEPSHESLSPTRGNYGKNLSMAQLQVESGHSGDRTGRRRLISEVSMNDSIVSSYQEPEKKKLPKIPDGGYGWVIVFSSFMISLIMDGVSFSFGLIYTELLDYFGESKSKTAWIGSLFIAVPLLSGPIMSNLVDRYGCRKMTMLGGTIGGIGFVLASYAQSIEQLYLTFGILAGVGLGVGYVTVVVSVAFWFDKRRTFATGIGASGTGIGTFVYAPLCQWLINEFGWRGATLVLAGTLFNIVAMGALMRDPDWMIEESRLESRAQSIQTFSNSSVCLDEIKKLIETGIPKERVLDTLVTNVNTEANQVIPPPEESTLTKRYQSEVTLPTFYNEQEHHGHRGGIPMLTVEGEAVGMGGYGQRGSHRSLRHSILTKEAFKRGSVPGKLAGTAARLASSETLNSYEKLTDDEDDHTVKDGVSLGIRASLKTLSVASLEDGYLSAKRQQELHVKAGGSTWSLDEAALSASLVLPSSFGGANAGAAGAAADAVGGVGGGEVVSRGEKSRSYRGNSLDVVYENEIFNPNVDTNLTLVVPKQKQLVRATPAARNGGLKRQPLGRQHSMRYSNFYKDMRIHRNSIHYRGALLNTHRYRLKASSCPNIYRNSMTTIAKEHDEPWYGSFIDTLKSIFDFSLFFEFRFGMLSVSTLLLFVWYIIPYFYIPEYVVKHGYTEEDSANLISLIGITNTIGMVGLGWLGDRPWVDVCKSYAVCLALCGASIFCMPWVINSHVAMGAMCVTFGITFASTFSFTPIIMVRLVSLDDFTVAYGLILLVQGIGSLVGPPIAGFLYDVTGRWDDSFYAAGFFIFLSGVCAWIIGPLNADASDADEAEAEKESEALSSTVTA; encoded by the exons ATGGTGCTCGAGATACGCGTCACCGATCCGTCGGAGAAGGTTCTGCTCGAGCAGGATCTCGAAGCGATGGCAGATCGccagaacaacaacacaccagaACGCCCGGCACGGAACGGTGTTTCGCCGGATCGTCCCTCGTACGGACGCATCGGCCGTGAGGAGCTGGAAGCGATCAAAACCAATCTGCTGAGCACGAACGAAGTCACGTTCGGTAGTATCGCGTTCGAACCGAGCCATGAATCGCTATCGCCGACACGTGGCAACTATGGCAAAAACCTAAGCATGGCCCAGCTACAGGTCGAATCGGGCCACTCCGGTGATCGGACCGGACGTAGGCGACTCATCTCGGAGGTTTCGATGAACGATTCGATCGTCTCGTCGTACCAGGAgccggaaaagaagaaactacCGAAAATACCGGACGGCGGGTATGGGTGGGTGATCGTGTTTTCCTCCTTCATGATCTCGCTCATCATGGACGGtgtttcgttctcgttcggcTTGATCTACACCGAGCTGTTGGATTACTTTGgtgaatcgaaatcgaaaacggCCTGGATCGGATCGCTGTTTATTGCCGTACCGCTGCTATCGGGACCGATCATGTCGAATCTGGTCGATCGGTACGGGTGCCGTAAGATGACGATGCTGGGTGGTACGATCGGTGGGATTGGCTTTGTGCTTGCCTCGTACGCTCAGTCGATCGAGCAGCTGTACCTGACGTTCGGTATACTGGCCGGAGTAGGCCTGGGCGTTGGCTacgtgacggtggtggtcagtgtgGCCTTCTGGTTCGATAAGCGGCGTACCTTTGCGACGGGCATTGGCGCTTCCGGTACGGGAATCGGTACGTTCGTGTACGCTCCGCTCTGCCAGTGGTTAATCAATGAGTTTGGATGGCGCGGAGCAACGCTCGTGTTGGCCGGTACGCTGTTTAACATCGTGGCGATGGGTGCTTTGATGCGTGATCCCGATTGGATGATTGAGGAAAGTCGACTCGAGAGTCGTGCCCAGAGCATCCAGACGTTCTCGAACTCGAGCGTGTGCCTGGACGAGATTAAGAAGCTGATCGAGACGGGCATTCCGAAGGAACGGGTACTGGATACGCTCGTGACGAACGTGAATACGGAGGCGAACCAGGTgattccaccaccggaagAATCGACGCTTACTAAACGATACCAGAGCGAAGTGACGTTGCCGACGTTCTACAACGAGCAGGAACATCATGGCCATCGGGGTGGCATTCCGATGCTGACGGTGGAAGGTGAAGCGGTGGGAATGGGCGGTTATGGCCAGCGTGGTAGCCATCGATCGCTGCGCCATAGTATCCTTACGAAGGAAGCATTCAAACGGGGTTCGGTTCCGGGCAAGTTGGCTGGAACGGCGGCCCGATTGGCCAGCTCGGAAACGCTGAATTCGTACGAGAAGCTAacggatgatgaggacgatcaTACGGTGAAGGATGGCGTTAGTTTGGGAATTCGGGCATCGCTGAAAACACTTAGCGTGGCCTCGCTCGAGGATGGGTATCTTAGTGCGAAGCGACAGCAAGAGTTGCACGTTAAAGCTGGCGGTAGTACCTGGTCACTGGATGAGGCTGCCCTGTCCGCTTCGCTCGTATTGCCATCCTCCTTCGGAGGTGCTAATGcgggtgctgccggtgctgctgctgatgccgttggtggtgtcggtggtggtgaggtggtgaGTCGAGGCGAAAAGTCGCGCAGTTACCGTGGCAACTCGCTCGATGTGGTGTACGAGAATGAAATCTTCAATCCCAACGTCGACACCAACCTGACGCTGGTCGtaccgaagcagaagcagcttgTGCGTGCGACACCAGCGGCGAGGAATGGGGGGCTTAAGCGACAACCGCTCGGACGGCAGCACTCGATGCGGTACTCGAACTTCTACAAGGATATGCGGATACACCGGAACTCGATCCACTACCGGGGTGCGCTACTCAATACGCACCGCTACCGATTGAAGGCTTCCTCGTGTCCGAACATCTACCGCAACTCGATGACCACAATCGCCAAGGAGCATGATGAG CCATGGTACGGAAGTTTCATCGATACgctgaaatcgattttcgatttttccctgTTCTTCGAGTTCCGGTTCGGTATGCTGTCCGTCTCGaccttgctgctgttcgtgtg GTACATCATTCCCTACTTCTACATCCCGGAGTACGTGGTGAAGCATGGTTACACCGAGGAGGATAGCGCGAACCTTATCTCGCTGATCGGCATCACCAACACGATCGGTATGGTTGGGCTCGGTTGGCTCGGCGATCGACCGTGGGTCGATGTGTGTAAATCCTACGCCGTATGTCTGGCAC TTTGTGGCGCTTCGATCTTCTGTATGCCCTGGGTCATCAATAGCCACGTCGCGATGGGTGCAATGTGCGTCACCTTCGGTATTACCTTCGCCAGTACCTTCTCCTTCACGCCCATTATCATGGTGCGGCTGGTGAGTTTGGATGATTTCACCGTCGCGTATGGTTTGATTCTGCTGGTGCAGGGTATTGGCAGTCTCGTCGGTCCACCGATTGCCGGATTTCTGTACGATGTGACCGGTCGGTGGGATGATTCGTTCTATGCGGCCGGTTTCTTCATCTTTCTGTCCGGTGTCTGCGCCTGGATCATCGGTCCGCTGAATGCGGACGCCAGCGATGCGGacgaagcggaagcggaaaaggaAAGTGAAGCGCTTAGCTCAACCGTGACGGCGTAA